Below is a genomic region from Streptomyces ferrugineus.
CCGAAGACGGAGCCGAGGGCCGCCCAGTCGATCTTCATGGTTCTTCTTCCTGAGTGAGGGGGTACCGGGGCGGAGTCAGACCGTGGCCTGGGACGGCGCGGGCTCGGTGGACGACGAGGCCGGGACGGTGGCCGCCAGTTCCTCGGCCGCCGGGTGCGCGGGGGTCGCCGGGGGCGGGGTCACGGCGGCGATGGCGGTGGTGACCACACCGGGCGACTCCTCGGTCTCGTTGACGTTGGTGTGGTCGACGACCTCGCGGCGGGAGATCTTCCAGATCGCGGCGCTGGAGGCGACCAGGAAGACGGCGACCGCTGCCGTGCCCCAGTTGCCGAGGCCCGTCACGTACTCCGCGAGCGCGGCGACCAGGGCGGCGGCCGGGAGGGTCAGGCCCCAGGCGACGAACATCCGGGTGGCCGTGGACCAGCGGACGACGCCGCCCTTGCGGCCGAGGCCGGCACCCATCACCGAACCGGAGACGGAGTGCGTGGTGGACAGGGAGAAGCCGAGGTGGGAGGAGGCCAGGATGACCGTGGCGGCGCTGGTCTGGGCGGCGAAGCCCTGCTGCGGCTGGAGGTCGGTCAGACCCTTGCCCATCGTGCGGATGATGCGCCAGCCGCCGAGGTAGGTGCCGAGCGCGATGGCGATACCGGCGGAGAGGATGACCCACATGGGCGGGTCGGAGTCGGGGGCGACGGCGCCGCCGGCGACCAGGGCGAGGGTGATGACGCCCATCGTCTTCTGCGCGTCGTTCGTGCCGTGCGCGAGGGAGACCAGGCCGGCGGAGGCGATCTGGCCGGTGCGGTAGCCCTTGGCGGCGGCCTTGCCGTCGGCCTTCTTGCCGAAGGTGTACGTCAGGCGGGTGGCGAGCAGCGCGGCGAGGCCCGCGACCAGCGGGGCGGCGATCGCCGGGATCAGGACCTTGGTGACGAGTACGTCGCCGTGGACCGCGCCGAAGCCGGCCGAGGCGACGGCGGCACCGATCAGACCGCCCATCAGGGCGTGCGAGGAGCTGGAGGGCAGGCCCACCAGCCAGGTCAGCAGATTCCAGAGGATCGCGCCGACCAGCGCGGCGAAGATGACCTCGGGACGGATGCCGGTCTCGTCGACGAGACCTTTGGAGATCGTGTTGGCGACCTCCACGGAGAGGAAGGCGCCGACAAGGTTCAGCACGGCGGACATGGCCACCGCGACCTTGGGCTTGAGCGCACCGGTCGAGATGGTGGTGGCCATCGCGTTGGCGGTGTCGTGGAAACCGTTCGTGAAATCGAACGCGAGTGCGGTCACGACCACAATCGCGAGGATCAGCGAGAAGTTTTCCATTTACCCAGGCAATCGTTCGAGGTCATTGGCTGGACGAACGTAGGTAACCTGGGTGAACGAGAGATGAACTGAGGGGGGCCGCACGGTGTCCGAGGGGCCTGGAAGAGGAGACCTTCGGTCCGCCGGTCGGTGTACGGCCCAAGTGCCGCCCGGCTAGTGGCCCCGGGCGAACTTCCTCAGCTGGGTCATGGAGCCGTTGAAGAGATTTTGGTCACCCGGCAGGCTGCCGCCGTTGTCGTACTGCCAGAAGGTCCAGAACCGCCATCCGGCCGGCATCGCGCCCGCGGTCGAGGAGTTGTAGCGGGCGATCCACAGGGCGTGGTTGGAGGCGAAGGCGCGGCTGGTGCCGGTGCAGGTGTTCCACCAGTGGGTGGTGGTGTAGATCACCGGGCGGCGGCCGGTCAGTCGCTTCACCTCGTTGCTGAAGGACTGGATCCAGTTGACCATCTTCGCCTTGCTCAGCCCGTAACACTTGTGCTTGCTGTACGGGTTGTACTCGATGTCGAGGGCGGGTGGCAGGGTCCAGCCGTCCGACCGCCAGCCGCCGCCGTTGCGCACGAAGAACGCGGCCTGGGTCCTGCCCGACGACTTGTTCGGCACCGCGAAGTGGTACGCGCCGCGGATCAGGCCCGCGTCGCGCGAGCCGTTGTACTGCTGGCCGAAGTACGGGTTGCGGTAGGTGTGGGACTCGGTCGCCTTGACGTAGACGAACCTGGCGCCCTTCGTCTTGGAGCTCTGCCAGTTGACGTTCTTCTGGTGCGAGGAGACGTCATGGCCCTTGGGCTTGCTCGCGGCCGCGGCCGGGATCTCGGCGAGGGCGGTTCCGCTGAGGGTGAGGGCCGCCGCGGATATCGCTATGAGACGGGAGCGGTGACGGGACGGTTTGCGATCACGGGCCATATTTCCCCCCGGAATGGCGACGTGCACGACAAATCTCCCAGAGAGTACTGGAAGATCGTTGAATGCCGATCGTTCTCAGGCCAAGGGCGAGGCGGGGGCGATATGTCCCCGTGTGCCCCCTTCCGGACGTCGTTCTTCCGCCCTAAAGTGCGGCGCCCTGGCGATGAGTTGACGCCGTGTCCGGGGCCTGGCTGGCAGGATCGCCGCATGGGTGAGGAACAGCGGGATCAGCGGGGCGTGCGGGAATCGCGGGATGCCCGGGAGGGCGCACAGGAAGTGGGGGAGCCGTGGGGCAGAAGTGCGCGGCCCGAGGAGACGGAGGCGTGGCAGACGCTGGTGGCGACGGCGCGGCGGACGGTGGCGGAAGGGCTGGTCGTCGGGACGTCGGGCAATGTGTCGGTGCGGGTCGGGGAGACGGTGCTGGTCACGCCGTCGGGAGTGCCGTACGACCGGCTGTCGGCGGAGGATGTGACGGGGGTCGATCTGGACGGGCGGCAGGTGTTGGGGGCGCTGGTGCCGACCAGTGAGCTGCCGATGCATCTGGCGATCTACCGCGCCACGGATGCCGGTGCGGTGGTCCACACCCATGCGGTGCATGCGACGGCCGTCTCGACGCTGGTGACCGGGCTCCCGCTGATCCACTACATGGCCGCGGCGCTGGGCGGGCCGGTCCGCGTCGCTCCCTATGCGACGTACGGCACCCGGGAGTTGGCCGAGA
It encodes:
- a CDS encoding inorganic phosphate transporter, which gives rise to MENFSLILAIVVVTALAFDFTNGFHDTANAMATTISTGALKPKVAVAMSAVLNLVGAFLSVEVANTISKGLVDETGIRPEVIFAALVGAILWNLLTWLVGLPSSSSHALMGGLIGAAVASAGFGAVHGDVLVTKVLIPAIAAPLVAGLAALLATRLTYTFGKKADGKAAAKGYRTGQIASAGLVSLAHGTNDAQKTMGVITLALVAGGAVAPDSDPPMWVILSAGIAIALGTYLGGWRIIRTMGKGLTDLQPQQGFAAQTSAATVILASSHLGFSLSTTHSVSGSVMGAGLGRKGGVVRWSTATRMFVAWGLTLPAAALVAALAEYVTGLGNWGTAAVAVFLVASSAAIWKISRREVVDHTNVNETEESPGVVTTAIAAVTPPPATPAHPAAEELAATVPASSSTEPAPSQATV
- a CDS encoding lysozyme: MARDRKPSRHRSRLIAISAAALTLSGTALAEIPAAAASKPKGHDVSSHQKNVNWQSSKTKGARFVYVKATESHTYRNPYFGQQYNGSRDAGLIRGAYHFAVPNKSSGRTQAAFFVRNGGGWRSDGWTLPPALDIEYNPYSKHKCYGLSKAKMVNWIQSFSNEVKRLTGRRPVIYTTTHWWNTCTGTSRAFASNHALWIARYNSSTAGAMPAGWRFWTFWQYDNGGSLPGDQNLFNGSMTQLRKFARGH
- a CDS encoding class II aldolase/adducin family protein; its protein translation is MGEEQRDQRGVRESRDAREGAQEVGEPWGRSARPEETEAWQTLVATARRTVAEGLVVGTSGNVSVRVGETVLVTPSGVPYDRLSAEDVTGVDLDGRQVLGALVPTSELPMHLAIYRATDAGAVVHTHAVHATAVSTLVTGLPLIHYMAAALGGPVRVAPYATYGTRELAENMLQALTDRTACLLQNHGTIAYGTTLDQAYDRTAQLEWMCRVWLTASSVPGLAPSLLSEEQVAEVGERLRGYGQRGASGG